In Gouania willdenowi chromosome 17, fGouWil2.1, whole genome shotgun sequence, one DNA window encodes the following:
- the exoc3 gene encoding exocyst complex component 3, with product MEQTSREAVNTAVQRVAGMLLRSDQLDKVEQYRRREARKKASVEARLKAAIQSQLDGVRTGLTQLHSALLDVKDIQSSLGDVSNDWRQSINTIESLKDVKDAVVQHSQLASAVENLKNIFSVPEIVSETQQLIEQADLLQAHRKLMELESSRDDLMYEQYRMDSRNTSDMNLISIYFEDVQGLSDELAKQLWMVLQRSMVTVRRDPTMLVSVVRIIEREEKIDRKMVDRKKQTGFIPPGRPKQWKDKMFQVLEGTVSTRIEGTQSVTREEDKMWLVRLLEITRKYVLDDLIVVKNLMVQCFPPHYDTFNRFFGLYHNAVSSRVKELASEELEANEIVSLLTWVLNTYTSAEMMGHPELSSECDINLLEPLLPQDVVGDLLSKYLKTVTSNITGWLRKALETDKKDWQRESEPEADQDGYYQTTLPAIVFQMFEQNLQVAAQINGEFREQVLKLCLKQMNSFLHRYKEEAVNYKEEHLRDRQLPPCYVHYMIAIINNCQTFKESISSLKRKYSPSSEQTDFDAAIERTLNEVAKEGCQFLLDEVFLDLENHLTELLTRKWLTGCHAVDTICVTVEDYFNDFNKIKKPFNQEMTSEALRRVVVEYIKAIMQKRITFKNAEERKEGAERMIKEADQFKFLFRKLSAGEDTDRLCGAISAIAEVFKLTDPTLLFLEVTTLVSKYPDIREDHIQALLAVRGDASREMRQMIIGTLSENKVSYSASIQPIFKDITVPTNTMTTMTTMTSMATAKLLK from the exons ATGGAGCAGACGAGTCGGGAAGCGGTGAACACTGCAGTGCAGCGAGTGGCGGGAATGCTTCTGAGGTCCGATCAGCTGGATAAAGTAGAGCAGTACAGAAGGAGAGAGGCTCGGAAAAAAGCCTCAGTGGAAGCCCGGCTGAAg GCAGCCATCCAGTCTCAGTTGGACGGTGTGCGAACGGGACTGACTCAGCTTCACAGTGCTCTGCTGGACGTCAAAGACATCCAGAGTTCACTGGGTGATGTCAGCAACGACTGGAGGCAGAGCATCAACACCATCGAGAGCCTGAAGGACGTGAAGGATGCCGTGGTTCAGCACAGTCAGCTGGCCTCTGCCGTGGAGAACCTAAAGAACATCTTCTCTG TCCCAGAGATTGTGTCGGAGACGCAGCAGCTGATCGAACAGGCGGACCTGCTGCAGGCTCACAGGAAGCTGATGGAGCTGGAGAGCTCACGGGACGACCTGATGTACGAGCAGTACCGCATGGACAGCAGGAACACCAGCGACATGAACCTCATCTCCATCTACTTTGAAGAC GTTCAGGGTCTGTCCGACGAGCTGGCCAAGCAGCTATGGATGGTGCTTCAGAGGTCCATGGTGACGGTGCGTCGGGATCCCACCATGCTGGTGTCAGTGGTTCGGATCATCGAGCGGGAGGAGAAGATCGACCGCAAGATGGTCGACCGGAAGAAACAGACGGGTTTCATCCCTCCAGGACGACCCAAACAGTGGAAGGACAAGATGTTTCAG GTGTTGGAAGGAACAGTCAGCACCCGTATCGAGGGCACCCAGTCTGTGACCAGAGAAGAAGATAAGATGTGGCTGGTACGTCTTCTAGAAATCACCAGAAAATACGTCCTGGACGACCTCATTGTGGTGAAGAACCTAATGGTGCAGTGCTTCCCTCCACACTATGACACTTTCAACAG GTTCTTCGGTCTCTATCATAATGCTGTGTCATCCCGTGTTAAAGAACTGGCTTCAGAGGAGTTGGAGGCTAATGAGATTGTGTCCCTGCTAACCTGGGTCCTCAACACTTACACAAG tgCAGAGATGATGGGCCACCCCGAGCTCAGCTCAGAGTGTGATATCAATCTGCTGGAGCCTCTGCTGCCTCAGGACGTGGTCGGTGACTTGCTCAGCAAATACTTGAAGACCGTCACA TCTAATATAACTGGCTGGCTGCGGAAAGCTCTGGAGACTGATAAGAAGGACTGGCAAAGAGAATCGGAGCCCGAGGCCGACCAGGACGGCTACTATCAGACAACGCTGCCCGCCATCGTGTTTCAG ATGTTCGAGCAGAACCTGCAAGTTGCAGCACAGATTAATGGAGAATTCAGAGAACAAGTCCTCAAGCTTTGCCTCAAACAGATGAACAGTTTCCTCCACAG gtACAAAGAGGAGGCCGTGAATTACAAAGAGGAGCATCTGAGAGACCGACAGCTGCCGCCGTGCTATGTTCACTACATGATAGCCATCATCAACAACTGCCAGACCTTCAA GGAGTCCATCAGCAGTCTGAAGAGGAAATACTCTCCATCCTCGGAGCAGACAGACTTCGACGCTGCCATTGAGAGAACTTTAAACGAAGTGGCCAAAGAGGGCTGTCAATTCCTGCTGGATGAAGTGTTCCTCGACCTGGAG AACCATCTGACTGAGCTGCTGACCAGGAAGTGGCTGACAGGCTGTCACGCTGTGGACACCATCTGTGTGACGGTGGAGGACTACTTCAATGACTTCAACAAGATCAAGAAACCTTTCAATCAG GAGATGACGAGCGAGGCACTGCGCAGGGTGGTGGTAGAGTACATCAAAGCCATCATGCAAAAGAGAATCACCTTCAAAAATGCTGAAGAGAGGAAAGAAGGAGCAGAGAGGATGATCAAAGAGGCTGATCAGTTCAAGTTCCTCTTCAGGAAGCTTTCAGCG GGTGAAGACACCGACCGGCTGTGTGGCGCCATCAGTGCCATTGCTGAAGTTTTCAAGCTGACAGACCCAACCCTGCTTTTCCTGGAGGTCACCACGCTTGTATCCAAATACCCTGATATCAG GGAGGACCATATCCAGGCACTGCTGGCCGTCCGTGGTGATGCCAGCAGGGAAATGCGGCAGATGATCATCGGAACCCTCAGTGAAAACAAAGTGTCGTACTCCGCCTCCATTCAGCCCATCTTCAAAGACATCACCGTGCCCACCAACACCATGACGACCATGACAACCATGACCTCCATGGCAACTGCAAAGCTTCTCAAATAG